In Camelina sativa cultivar DH55 chromosome 16, Cs, whole genome shotgun sequence, a single window of DNA contains:
- the LOC104749142 gene encoding calmodulin-like protein 7, which produces MDPTELKRVFQIVDKNGDGAITGKELSETLRSLGIYIPDKELTQMIEKIDVNGDGCVDIDEFGELYKTIMDEEDEEEEDMKEAFNVFDKNEDGFITVDELKAVLSSLGLKQGKTLDDCKKMIKQVDVDGDGRVNYQEFRQMMKGGGLCSLS; this is translated from the coding sequence ATGGATCCGACAGAGCTAAAACGTGTGTTCCAAATTGTCGACAAAAATGGGGACGGGGCGATCACGGGGAAAGAGCTAAGCGAGACACTACGAAGCCTCGGAATATACATTCCTGACAAGGAGTTGACTCAGATGATCGAGAAGATCGACGTGAATGGTGACGGGTGTGTGGACATAGACGAGTTTGGGGAGCTTTACAAGACGATAATGgacgaggaagacgaagaagaagaggacatgAAGGAAGCTTTCAATGTATTTGATAAGAATGAAGATGGATTTATAACGGTGGATGAACTGAAGGCAGTTTTGTCTTCCTTGGGTCTAAAGCAAGGTAAGACATTGGACGATTGTAAGAAGATGATAAAGCAAGTGGATGTTGATGGTGATGGTAGAGTTAACTACCAAGAGTTTAGACAAATGATGAAAGGCGGTGGTCTTTGTTCTTTgagttaa